In Archangium violaceum, the following are encoded in one genomic region:
- a CDS encoding ArsC/Spx/MgsR family protein — translation MRAELRELVKKPLSEAEVRALGAKLGGVKELIAPKRKAELGAMGEEELVRHLAANPNHVRRPLIDTGRRLLAGFTAEVRAALEKDLG, via the coding sequence GTGAGGGCGGAGCTCCGGGAGCTGGTGAAGAAGCCGCTGAGCGAGGCGGAGGTCCGGGCGCTGGGGGCGAAGCTGGGAGGAGTGAAGGAGCTGATTGCGCCCAAGAGGAAGGCGGAGCTGGGGGCGATGGGGGAGGAAGAGCTGGTGCGACATCTGGCGGCGAACCCGAACCACGTGAGGAGGCCGCTGATCGACACGGGGAGGCGGCTCCTGGCGGGATTCACGGCGGAAGTCCGGGCGGCACTGGAGAAAGACCTGGGCTGA
- a CDS encoding DMT family transporter, which translates to MRYFVMVAVGATLWGCWSLFLRPTGFSGPQSAFLALVVMSLPSPFVLRRQALRDRRATLALAVMGLTDAANCALFFAAVQRGPLSVAVLTHYLAPLFVALAAPWVLRERRSTRALLGAPLTLVGLALLLGTPQGGVSDSWTAILGGASAIFYMANVLAAKEASRSYSPLAITALHSPLSALSLLLVFGREAIPPAFDSRLLLVIAGGVLCSLVGNSLFNAGLRRIPTAAASALTYLEPLTAALLGQLVFGEALGPLGLIGGIIVLASGAWVASESRQPARVSETPASSTGTG; encoded by the coding sequence GTGAGGTACTTCGTCATGGTCGCGGTGGGCGCCACCCTCTGGGGGTGCTGGTCCCTCTTCCTGCGGCCCACCGGATTCTCCGGCCCCCAGAGCGCCTTCCTCGCCCTGGTGGTCATGTCCCTGCCCTCCCCCTTCGTCCTCCGCCGCCAGGCCCTCCGCGACCGCCGCGCCACCCTCGCGCTCGCCGTCATGGGCCTCACCGACGCCGCCAACTGCGCCCTCTTCTTCGCCGCCGTCCAGCGCGGACCCCTCTCCGTCGCCGTCCTCACCCACTACCTCGCTCCCCTCTTCGTCGCCCTCGCCGCCCCCTGGGTCCTCCGCGAACGGAGATCCACCCGCGCACTGCTCGGCGCCCCCCTCACGCTCGTGGGTCTGGCCCTCCTGCTGGGGACTCCCCAGGGCGGTGTCTCCGACTCCTGGACGGCGATCCTCGGCGGCGCCAGCGCCATTTTCTACATGGCCAATGTGCTCGCCGCGAAGGAGGCCTCCCGCTCCTACTCCCCACTGGCCATCACCGCCCTCCACTCCCCCCTCTCCGCCCTCTCCCTGTTGCTCGTCTTCGGACGCGAGGCCATTCCTCCCGCCTTCGACTCCCGCCTCCTCCTGGTGATCGCCGGTGGTGTCCTCTGCAGCCTCGTCGGCAACAGCTTGTTCAATGCCGGACTCCGCCGCATCCCCACCGCCGCCGCCTCCGCCCTCACCTACCTGGAGCCCCTCACCGCCGCCCTCCTCGGACAGCTCGTCTTCGGCGAGGCCCTCGGACCCCTGGGGCTTATCGGCGGGATCATCGTCCTCGCCTCCGGCGCATGGGTCGCCAGTGAGTCCCGCCAGCCCGCTCGCGTCTCGGAGACTCCGGCTTCCTCCACGGGTACGGGGTGA
- a CDS encoding MATE family efflux transporter has protein sequence MDAAVTQSGSTQEKADLGLFRLTWPIFFEILLFMLMGSADTLMISGVSDEAVSAVGVVNQYIFICILVVAVISNGAAIVVAQYLGARRAQEAARIGALAITLNFLLGITVSAGLLLFGNTILAHMNLRGQVLAYAQTYMGIAGGFLFLQALINAFSSLIRTYGFTRQSMYVSLGMNVFHIFVNYLLIFGHLGLPAMGVAGAAISTAISRTAALLVFIWMLYRVMEVRMVPRDYVTFSKEYIRKILKVGVPSAVEQLTYQSCQTVFVYYVTYLGATALASRQYAISISQYVFLFSLAIGTGTAIIVGRLVGANRTEDAYHRVLVSLKWAVALTVLVDVVAILLRKPLIGLFTTDGDILQLTSQLILLSLILEPGRSFNLVLVNALRATGDARFTVYMGFISMVCVSLTLGYVLVFKLNLGLAGVWLAVSADEWTRGLTFWYRWKSRAWEKQSLVASAEEPAAVAVGG, from the coding sequence ATGGACGCAGCGGTCACGCAGAGTGGAAGTACGCAGGAGAAGGCTGACCTGGGGTTGTTCCGGCTGACCTGGCCGATCTTCTTCGAAATCCTCCTGTTCATGCTGATGGGCTCGGCGGACACGCTGATGATCAGCGGTGTGTCCGACGAGGCCGTCTCCGCGGTCGGCGTGGTCAATCAGTACATCTTCATCTGCATCCTGGTCGTGGCGGTGATCAGCAACGGCGCCGCCATCGTCGTCGCCCAGTACCTCGGTGCCCGGAGGGCGCAGGAGGCGGCCAGGATCGGGGCCCTCGCCATCACGCTGAACTTCCTGCTCGGCATCACGGTCAGCGCGGGCCTGCTGCTGTTCGGAAACACGATCCTCGCGCACATGAACCTGCGCGGCCAGGTGCTGGCATATGCGCAGACGTACATGGGAATCGCGGGCGGATTCCTCTTCCTGCAGGCGCTCATCAACGCCTTCTCCAGCCTGATTCGTACGTACGGGTTCACCCGGCAGTCCATGTACGTGTCGCTGGGGATGAACGTGTTCCACATCTTCGTCAACTACCTGCTCATCTTCGGCCACCTCGGGCTGCCCGCGATGGGAGTGGCCGGTGCGGCGATCTCCACCGCCATCAGCCGCACCGCCGCGCTCCTCGTCTTCATCTGGATGCTGTACCGGGTGATGGAGGTCCGAATGGTGCCTCGGGACTATGTGACGTTCTCGAAGGAGTACATCCGCAAGATCCTCAAGGTCGGCGTTCCTTCCGCCGTCGAGCAGCTCACGTATCAATCCTGCCAGACGGTGTTCGTGTACTACGTCACCTACCTCGGCGCCACGGCGCTGGCGTCCAGGCAGTATGCGATCTCCATCTCCCAGTACGTCTTTCTGTTCAGCCTCGCGATCGGCACTGGAACCGCCATCATCGTCGGGCGGCTGGTGGGCGCGAACCGCACCGAGGACGCGTACCACCGGGTGCTGGTGAGCTTGAAATGGGCCGTGGCGCTCACCGTCCTGGTGGATGTGGTCGCCATCCTCTTGCGCAAGCCGCTGATCGGCCTGTTCACCACCGATGGAGACATCCTCCAGCTGACCTCGCAGCTCATCCTCCTGAGCCTCATCCTCGAACCCGGGCGGTCCTTCAACCTCGTCCTGGTCAATGCCCTGCGCGCCACGGGGGATGCCCGGTTCACCGTCTACATGGGCTTCATCTCGATGGTGTGCGTGAGCCTGACGCTGGGCTACGTCCTCGTGTTCAAGCTGAACCTGGGCCTGGCCGGTGTCTGGCTCGCCGTGTCAGCGGATGAGTGGACCCGCGGCCTCACCTTCTGGTACCGCTGGAAGAGTCGGGCCTGGGAGAAACAGTCGCTCGTCGCTTCGGCCGAGGAGCCCGCCGCGGTGGCGGTTGGCGGCTAA
- the rtcR gene encoding RNA repair transcriptional activator RtcR yields the protein MAKTQARETVVLGMLGTTLDMGRGPKRWEKWRPTVGLCQQEDLVVHRLELLTLPGHDELVRTVTEDIAQVSPETRVRPTVLTIQDPWDLEETYGALLDYVKAYPFQPEQEDYFVHITTGTHIVQISMFLLVESRHIPGRLVQTSPPRSGRDHGGPGEHALIDLDLSKYDTLARRFQQEQREGLSFLKAGIDTRNPAFNRLIERIEQVATRSRAPLLLTGPTGAGKSQLARRIYQLKKARRHVSGPFVDINCATLRGDGAMSALFGHVKGAFTGALSDRPGLLRQANGGVLFLDEIGELGADEQAMLLRALEDKRFLPVGSDKEVESDFQLIAGTNRELQAEVERGRFREDLLARINLWTFRLPPLRERPEDIPPNLLYELAQASQALGTQVTMNKEAQEHFLRFATSPEARWSGNFRDLNAAVLRMATLAPGGRITREGVDEELDRLRAAWARSGPKQVSTVDLVVEVLGEERAEALDRFDRAQLSEVLAVCRQARSLSEAGRALFAQSRSQKKSVNDADRLRKYLARFGLGWADVAGRGLSEVA from the coding sequence ATGGCGAAGACGCAGGCGCGCGAGACGGTGGTCCTCGGGATGCTGGGGACGACGCTGGACATGGGGCGGGGCCCCAAGCGGTGGGAGAAGTGGCGCCCCACGGTGGGCCTGTGTCAGCAGGAGGACCTGGTCGTGCACCGGCTGGAGCTGCTCACGCTGCCAGGGCATGACGAGCTCGTGCGGACGGTGACGGAGGACATCGCCCAGGTGTCACCCGAGACGCGCGTGCGCCCCACCGTGCTGACCATCCAGGACCCGTGGGATCTCGAGGAGACGTACGGGGCGCTGCTCGACTACGTGAAGGCGTACCCCTTCCAGCCCGAGCAGGAGGACTACTTCGTCCACATCACCACCGGGACGCACATCGTGCAGATCAGCATGTTCCTCCTGGTGGAGAGCCGGCACATCCCGGGGCGGCTGGTGCAGACATCACCCCCCCGGTCGGGCCGGGACCACGGGGGGCCGGGGGAGCACGCCCTCATCGACCTCGATCTGTCGAAGTACGACACCCTGGCGAGGCGCTTCCAGCAGGAGCAGCGCGAGGGCCTGTCCTTCCTCAAGGCGGGCATCGACACGCGCAACCCGGCCTTCAACCGGCTCATCGAGCGCATCGAACAAGTGGCCACCCGCTCGCGCGCGCCGCTGCTGCTCACCGGGCCCACCGGTGCGGGCAAGTCGCAGCTCGCCAGGCGCATCTATCAGTTGAAGAAGGCGCGCCGGCACGTGAGTGGCCCGTTCGTGGACATCAACTGCGCCACCCTGCGCGGGGATGGAGCCATGTCCGCGCTCTTCGGCCATGTGAAGGGGGCCTTCACGGGGGCGCTGAGCGATCGGCCGGGGCTGTTGCGCCAGGCCAATGGCGGCGTGCTCTTCCTCGACGAGATTGGCGAGCTGGGCGCGGACGAGCAGGCCATGCTGCTGCGAGCGCTCGAGGACAAGCGCTTCCTGCCGGTGGGCTCGGACAAGGAGGTGGAGAGTGACTTCCAGCTCATCGCCGGCACCAACAGGGAGCTCCAGGCCGAGGTGGAGCGCGGGCGCTTCCGGGAGGACCTGCTGGCGCGCATCAACCTGTGGACCTTCCGGTTGCCGCCCCTGCGCGAGCGGCCCGAGGACATCCCGCCCAACCTCCTCTACGAGCTGGCCCAGGCCTCGCAGGCGCTCGGAACTCAAGTGACGATGAACAAGGAGGCGCAGGAGCATTTCCTGCGCTTCGCCACCTCGCCCGAGGCGCGCTGGAGCGGCAACTTCCGGGATCTCAACGCGGCGGTGCTGCGGATGGCGACGCTCGCCCCGGGTGGACGCATCACCCGCGAGGGCGTGGACGAGGAGCTCGACCGGCTGCGCGCCGCGTGGGCCCGGAGCGGGCCGAAGCAGGTCTCGACGGTGGACCTCGTGGTGGAGGTGCTCGGGGAGGAGCGGGCCGAGGCGCTGGACCGGTTCGACCGGGCGCAACTCTCGGAGGTACTCGCCGTGTGCCGGCAGGCGCGCTCCCTGTCCGAGGCGGGGCGGGCCCTCTTCGCCCAATCACGCTCGCAGAAGAAAAGCGTCAACGACGCGGATCGGCTTCGGAAGTACCTCGCCCGCTTCGGACTGGGTTGGGCCGATGTCGCGGGGCGCGGGCTCTCCGAAGTGGCCTGA
- a CDS encoding RtcB family protein produces the protein MQTQRNYEVLSNEAGGVPIKAWTLGVPFEDEAKKQLRAISSLPFIHKWIAVMPDVHRGNGATVGSVVATAGAVIPAAVGVDIGCGMIAVRTTLRAEQLPDSLGKVRSAIEQAVPHGRTDNGGRNDRGAWQDAPAMHREAWGRLKPGYDAIIAKHPRIDRGPELGHLGTLGTGNHFIEVCLDEAGHVWLMLHSGSRGVGNRIGSHFIELAKEDMRRFFIHLPDQELAYLPEGTEYFEDYIHAVSWAQEYAATNRELMLRSVVEALKASGELPEFELTEAAVNCHHNYVAREHHYGKNVLVTRKGAVRAREGDLGIIPGSMGARSYIVRGKGNAEAFHSCSHGAGRVMSREAAKRRFTLDDHAKATEGIECRKDAEVIDETPAAYKPIDAVMAAQADLVDVVHTLRQVVCVKG, from the coding sequence ATGCAGACGCAGCGCAACTACGAGGTGCTGTCGAACGAGGCGGGTGGGGTGCCCATCAAGGCGTGGACGCTGGGCGTGCCGTTCGAGGACGAGGCGAAGAAGCAGCTGCGCGCCATCTCGTCGCTGCCCTTCATCCACAAGTGGATCGCCGTGATGCCGGACGTGCACCGCGGAAACGGCGCGACGGTGGGGAGCGTGGTGGCGACGGCGGGCGCGGTGATTCCGGCCGCGGTGGGCGTGGACATCGGCTGCGGGATGATCGCCGTGCGCACCACGCTGCGCGCGGAGCAGCTCCCGGACTCGCTCGGGAAGGTGCGCTCGGCCATCGAGCAGGCGGTGCCGCACGGCCGGACGGACAACGGCGGCCGGAACGACCGTGGCGCGTGGCAGGACGCGCCCGCCATGCACCGCGAGGCCTGGGGCCGCCTGAAGCCCGGCTACGACGCCATCATCGCCAAGCACCCGCGCATCGACCGGGGACCGGAGCTGGGGCACCTCGGGACGCTGGGGACGGGGAACCACTTCATCGAGGTGTGCCTGGATGAGGCCGGCCACGTGTGGCTGATGCTGCACAGCGGCTCGCGCGGGGTGGGGAACCGGATCGGAAGCCACTTCATCGAGCTGGCGAAGGAGGACATGCGCCGCTTCTTCATCCACCTGCCGGACCAGGAGCTGGCGTACCTGCCCGAGGGGACGGAGTACTTCGAGGACTACATCCACGCGGTGAGCTGGGCGCAGGAGTACGCGGCGACCAACCGCGAGCTGATGCTGCGCTCGGTGGTGGAGGCGCTGAAGGCGAGCGGTGAGCTGCCGGAGTTCGAGCTGACCGAGGCGGCGGTGAACTGCCACCACAACTACGTGGCGCGCGAGCACCACTACGGGAAGAACGTGCTGGTGACGCGCAAGGGGGCGGTGCGGGCGCGGGAGGGGGACCTGGGAATCATCCCCGGGAGCATGGGAGCGCGCTCGTACATCGTGCGAGGGAAGGGGAACGCGGAGGCGTTCCACTCGTGCAGCCACGGAGCGGGCCGGGTGATGTCGCGCGAGGCGGCGAAGCGGCGCTTCACGCTGGATGACCACGCGAAGGCGACGGAGGGAATCGAGTGCCGGAAGGACGCGGAGGTCATCGACGAGACGCCGGCGGCCTACAAGCCGATCGACGCGGTGATGGCGGCGCAGGCGGACCTGGTCGACGTCGTCCACACCTTGCGCCAGGTGGTGTGCGTGAAGGGATGA
- the rtcA gene encoding RNA 3'-terminal phosphate cyclase, with protein sequence MIRIDGSKGEGGGQVLRTSLALSLVTGTPFQMVNIRAGRSKPGLLRQHLTAVKAAEAVGEAEVTGAELHSKELTFRPRRVKPGDYHFAVGTAGSATLVLQTVLPALLSASGPSTLVLEGGTHNPAAPPFDFLAKSYLPLVRRMGPEVEATLERPGFFPAGGGKFSVSVLPAPLKPLHLPERGKVVRRQATAMIAQVPYDVAKRELETVGRKLGWYPDERRVEELKRSVGPGNVVSLEVESEHVTEVFTSFGERGVRAEDVAESAAEEARVYLEAGVPVGEHLCDQLMLLLALARGGSFRTLPLDGHAQTQIETFAHFLDVKVSVNELSPQVREVEVRG encoded by the coding sequence ATGATTCGCATCGATGGCTCGAAGGGGGAGGGCGGAGGACAGGTGCTGCGCACGTCGCTGGCGCTGTCGCTGGTGACGGGAACACCCTTCCAGATGGTGAACATCCGAGCGGGACGCTCGAAGCCGGGGCTGCTGCGCCAGCACCTCACGGCGGTGAAGGCGGCGGAGGCGGTGGGGGAGGCAGAGGTCACGGGAGCGGAGCTGCACTCGAAGGAGCTGACCTTCCGGCCTCGGCGGGTGAAGCCCGGGGACTACCACTTCGCGGTGGGAACGGCGGGGAGCGCGACGCTGGTGCTGCAGACGGTGCTGCCGGCGCTGCTGAGCGCGAGTGGCCCGTCGACGCTGGTGCTCGAGGGCGGTACGCACAACCCGGCGGCGCCGCCGTTCGACTTCCTGGCGAAGTCGTACCTGCCGCTCGTGAGGCGGATGGGGCCGGAGGTGGAGGCGACGCTGGAGCGGCCCGGGTTCTTCCCGGCGGGGGGAGGGAAGTTCAGCGTGAGCGTGCTGCCCGCGCCGCTGAAGCCCCTGCACCTGCCCGAGCGGGGGAAGGTGGTGCGGCGGCAGGCCACGGCGATGATCGCGCAGGTGCCGTACGACGTGGCCAAGAGGGAACTGGAGACCGTGGGGAGGAAGCTCGGGTGGTACCCGGATGAGCGGCGGGTCGAAGAGCTGAAGCGCTCGGTGGGGCCGGGGAACGTGGTGAGCCTGGAGGTCGAGAGCGAGCACGTCACGGAGGTGTTCACCTCGTTCGGGGAGCGGGGCGTGCGAGCGGAGGACGTGGCGGAGTCCGCGGCGGAAGAGGCCCGGGTGTATCTGGAGGCCGGTGTGCCCGTGGGCGAGCACCTGTGTGATCAGCTCATGCTGTTGCTCGCGCTGGCGCGTGGGGGCTCGTTCCGGACGCTACCGCTCGATGGGCATGCGCAGACGCAAATCGAAACGTTCGCGCATTTCCTGGATGTGAAGGTTTCCGTGAACGAGTTGTCGCCGCAGGTACGCGAGGTGGAGGTTCGAGGTTAG
- a CDS encoding DNA-binding response regulator yields MVASSHRATVLEPAASSASADVSPRRRSTRFRPRVLLVQSDKDARSSLALGLVSAGFEVLAAPSVEDILGELGPGCPLPHLVIAQVEPSGDGLDGFALCEKLRADARTEHLPVYLLSRYEEPHHRELADAVRADDYLLQPPSEVVVSLARLKAGRSTSTPAYEAHTARLPLAQVVHSLLCGSRAGRVELRDNEGWLSFRQGHVVDASFSGERGLTAMRRLLFFGSGAYAVSFGDVPAEGKPLINLKIYASLLLPAAERFSALCSLGIPLSARLMVDFKRLADVLKSLPDDLGQVIRLFDGQRTVHTALLECSLPEVTTLEAVTCLYAQGVLVPANLIAEREPPPLVIPPFFEPVLDPEEEEPFSEAFESTGPSQAA; encoded by the coding sequence ATGGTCGCCAGTTCGCACCGCGCCACCGTCCTCGAGCCCGCGGCCTCGTCCGCCTCCGCCGACGTCAGCCCCCGTCGGCGCTCCACCCGTTTCCGTCCCCGCGTCCTGCTCGTCCAGTCCGACAAGGACGCGCGCTCCTCCCTCGCCCTGGGCCTCGTCAGCGCCGGCTTCGAGGTGCTCGCCGCTCCCTCCGTCGAGGACATCCTCGGCGAGCTCGGTCCGGGCTGCCCTCTGCCGCACCTCGTCATCGCCCAGGTCGAGCCCTCCGGAGATGGTCTGGACGGCTTCGCCTTGTGCGAGAAGCTCCGCGCCGACGCCCGCACCGAGCACCTCCCGGTCTACCTGCTCTCGCGCTACGAGGAGCCCCACCACCGCGAGCTCGCCGATGCCGTGCGCGCCGATGATTACCTCCTCCAGCCGCCCTCGGAGGTGGTGGTGTCGCTCGCCCGTCTCAAGGCGGGCCGCAGCACCTCCACCCCCGCCTACGAGGCCCATACCGCACGGCTGCCCCTCGCCCAGGTCGTCCACTCGCTCCTGTGCGGCTCCCGCGCCGGCCGCGTCGAGCTGCGCGACAACGAGGGCTGGCTCTCCTTCCGCCAGGGCCACGTGGTGGATGCCTCCTTCTCCGGCGAGCGCGGTCTCACCGCCATGCGCCGCCTGCTCTTCTTCGGCTCGGGTGCCTACGCCGTGTCCTTCGGGGACGTGCCCGCCGAGGGCAAGCCGCTCATCAACCTGAAGATCTACGCCTCGCTGCTGCTACCCGCCGCCGAGCGTTTCTCCGCCCTGTGCTCCCTCGGCATCCCCCTGTCCGCCCGCCTCATGGTGGACTTCAAGCGGCTGGCCGACGTGCTCAAGTCCCTGCCCGATGACCTCGGTCAGGTCATCCGTCTCTTCGACGGCCAGCGCACCGTGCACACCGCCCTGCTGGAGTGCAGTCTGCCGGAGGTGACCACCCTCGAGGCGGTGACGTGCCTGTACGCCCAGGGCGTGCTGGTCCCGGCCAACCTCATCGCCGAGCGCGAGCCCCCGCCGCTCGTCATCCCGCCCTTCTTCGAGCCGGTGCTGGACCCCGAGGAGGAGGAGCCCTTCTCCGAGGCCTTCGAGTCCACGGGGCCCTCCCAGGCGGCCTGA
- a CDS encoding YebC/PmpR family DNA-binding transcriptional regulator — MSGHNRWSKIKRQKAAMGASKGKLYTKVIKELTVSARLGGGNPDGNARLRVAIAAAREANMPNDTIQRAIKKGTGELEGAAYEEIVYEGYGPGGVAVLVECLTDNRNRSASDVRSMFSKEGGNLGAEGSVNWMFHKKGIITVKPGPSEDQVMEKAIEAGAEDVINHGDEGFEVRTVPADLHAVAASLEQAGLKLGEQKWTYIPQNTVKLEGDNAKKMLKLMELLEDNDDVQNVHANFEMDDALMESLSA, encoded by the coding sequence ATGTCCGGTCACAACCGATGGTCGAAGATCAAGCGGCAGAAGGCCGCGATGGGTGCGAGCAAGGGCAAGCTCTACACCAAGGTCATCAAGGAGCTCACCGTCTCCGCCAGGTTGGGAGGGGGCAACCCCGACGGTAACGCTCGGCTGCGCGTGGCCATCGCCGCGGCGCGCGAGGCCAACATGCCCAACGACACCATCCAGCGCGCCATCAAGAAGGGCACCGGCGAGCTCGAGGGCGCCGCCTACGAGGAGATCGTCTACGAGGGCTATGGTCCCGGCGGCGTCGCCGTGCTCGTGGAGTGTCTCACCGACAACCGCAACCGCTCCGCCAGCGACGTGCGCTCCATGTTCTCCAAGGAGGGCGGCAACCTGGGCGCCGAAGGCTCGGTGAACTGGATGTTCCACAAGAAGGGCATCATCACCGTCAAGCCCGGCCCCTCCGAGGACCAGGTGATGGAGAAGGCCATCGAGGCCGGCGCCGAGGACGTCATCAACCACGGTGACGAGGGCTTCGAGGTGCGCACCGTCCCGGCCGACCTGCACGCCGTGGCCGCCAGCCTGGAGCAGGCGGGCCTGAAGCTGGGCGAGCAGAAGTGGACGTACATCCCCCAGAACACCGTCAAGCTCGAGGGCGACAACGCCAAGAAGATGCTCAAGCTGATGGAGCTGCTCGAGGACAACGACGACGTGCAGAACGTGCACGCCAACTTCGAGATGGATGACGCCCTGATGGAGTCGCTCTCGGCGTAG
- the ruvC gene encoding crossover junction endodeoxyribonuclease RuvC, with the protein MRVLGIDPGSRFMGYGVVEERRGRLIHVGHGVIKVDADAPLELRLKDLHGALMTALKLYRPEAVAVEGVFTFRNARSALVLGHARGVALLAAAQAGLSVHEYPPARVKRAVGAGGAADKDAVARMVCTFLSLEELERSDASDALAVALCHLNHGRAAVPVSSRGKVSKSRRKSAQAQLADRLAPSYRRPEAR; encoded by the coding sequence TTGCGCGTCCTAGGCATCGACCCCGGCAGCCGTTTCATGGGGTATGGCGTGGTGGAGGAGCGGCGCGGCCGGCTGATCCATGTGGGGCATGGTGTCATCAAGGTGGACGCCGATGCCCCCCTGGAGCTGCGGCTCAAGGACCTGCATGGCGCCCTCATGACGGCCCTGAAGCTCTACCGGCCCGAGGCCGTGGCGGTGGAAGGCGTCTTCACCTTCCGCAACGCCCGCAGCGCGCTCGTCCTCGGGCACGCGCGTGGGGTGGCCCTGCTGGCCGCCGCCCAGGCGGGACTCTCCGTCCACGAGTACCCGCCCGCTCGCGTGAAGCGCGCGGTGGGCGCGGGCGGCGCCGCCGACAAGGACGCGGTGGCTCGCATGGTGTGCACCTTCCTCTCGCTCGAGGAGCTGGAGCGCTCGGATGCCAGCGACGCGCTCGCGGTGGCGCTCTGCCACCTCAACCATGGCCGGGCCGCCGTGCCAGTCTCGAGCAGGGGCAAGGTCTCGAAGTCGCGCCGCAAGTCGGCGCAGGCGCAGCTGGCGGACCGGCTGGCGCCGTCCTACCGGCGTCCGGAGGCGAGATGA
- the ruvA gene encoding Holliday junction branch migration protein RuvA, whose protein sequence is MIAALRGIVQEKSLDEAIIDVGGVGYRVFFSSLTLGKLPPEGESVKVRVRTVVREDAFELFGFLSRAEEELFLLLNSVSHVGPRLALAVLSGMEIPELVVALGRGEVARLTKIHGVGKKTAERLVLELKDKVKTLHLEQVAAQATPASPVSGHMADLVSALINLGYKQPQAEKAAESASERLGGEAAFQALFREALKVLRTSA, encoded by the coding sequence ATGATCGCGGCACTGCGTGGCATCGTTCAGGAGAAGAGCCTCGACGAGGCCATCATCGACGTGGGTGGCGTGGGCTACCGCGTCTTCTTCTCCTCCCTGACGCTCGGGAAGCTGCCTCCCGAGGGCGAGTCCGTGAAGGTGCGGGTTCGCACCGTGGTGCGCGAGGACGCCTTCGAGCTGTTCGGCTTCCTCTCGCGGGCCGAGGAGGAGCTGTTCCTGTTGCTCAACTCGGTGTCCCACGTGGGCCCCAGGCTCGCGCTGGCGGTGCTCTCCGGCATGGAGATACCGGAGCTGGTGGTCGCGCTGGGCCGGGGCGAGGTGGCTCGCCTCACCAAGATTCACGGGGTGGGGAAGAAGACCGCCGAGCGGCTCGTGCTGGAGCTCAAGGACAAGGTGAAGACGCTGCACCTGGAGCAGGTGGCCGCGCAGGCGACGCCAGCCTCGCCCGTGTCCGGGCACATGGCGGACCTGGTCTCCGCCCTCATCAACCTGGGCTACAAGCAGCCCCAGGCGGAGAAGGCCGCGGAGTCCGCCAGCGAGCGGCTCGGCGGAGAGGCCGCCTTCCAGGCTCTCTTCCGCGAGGCCCTCAAGGTGCTGCGCACCAGCGCCTGA
- a CDS encoding ATP-grasp domain-containing protein, whose protein sequence is MRIGVFGPAADVQCRAVAREAAALGADTLFIEPDALDRGLPLSMLDGRTLYLGEPVDDVRGFYLRGIPAPYAPSLERDGELVLYEDWFTTFMHTRERASYYVAWLLQLAHRGVTLVNGPHAASVMQYKPFQLHALRSLGARVPRTLISNDPAAIRAFHAEVKDVIFKPIMGGAVTRVLEGEALGRLEDVTASPVIFQERIPGADLRVMLVGEEIVSSVAIETPEQHLDFRADPVYSGGGASYREVPLPEPIQRFCREAARACGLTFAGIDIKHQGDDWVFLELNSSPIYLDVELKLGHPISRAIARCVVEGARPQK, encoded by the coding sequence TTGAGAATCGGCGTCTTTGGCCCGGCGGCGGATGTGCAGTGCAGGGCGGTGGCTCGCGAGGCCGCCGCGCTCGGCGCGGACACGCTCTTCATCGAGCCCGATGCGCTCGACCGGGGCCTGCCGCTGTCGATGCTCGACGGGCGGACGCTCTACCTCGGTGAGCCGGTGGACGATGTCCGGGGCTTCTACCTCCGCGGCATCCCCGCCCCCTACGCCCCCTCCCTGGAGCGCGATGGGGAGCTCGTCCTCTACGAGGACTGGTTCACCACCTTCATGCACACGCGCGAGCGGGCCTCGTACTACGTGGCGTGGTTGCTCCAGCTCGCCCACCGGGGCGTCACGCTGGTCAACGGCCCTCATGCGGCGAGCGTCATGCAGTACAAGCCCTTCCAGCTCCACGCGCTCAGGAGCCTCGGGGCGCGGGTGCCTCGGACGCTCATCTCGAACGATCCGGCCGCCATCCGCGCCTTCCACGCCGAGGTGAAGGACGTCATCTTCAAGCCCATCATGGGCGGCGCCGTCACCCGGGTGCTGGAGGGCGAGGCGCTCGGGCGGCTCGAGGACGTCACCGCCTCGCCCGTCATCTTCCAGGAGCGCATTCCGGGCGCCGACCTGCGCGTCATGCTGGTGGGCGAAGAGATCGTCTCGTCCGTGGCCATCGAGACGCCCGAGCAGCACCTCGACTTCCGGGCGGACCCCGTCTACAGCGGCGGCGGGGCCTCCTACCGCGAGGTGCCGCTCCCCGAGCCCATCCAGCGCTTCTGCCGGGAGGCGGCGCGCGCGTGCGGCCTCACCTTCGCCGGCATCGACATCAAGCACCAGGGGGACGACTGGGTGTTCCTGGAGCTCAACAGCTCGCCCATCTACCTGGATGTCGAGCTGAAGCTGGGGCACCCCATCAGCCGCGCGATCGCCCGGTGCGTGGTGGAGGGGGCGAGGCCTCAGAAGTAG